From the genome of Novipirellula aureliae, one region includes:
- a CDS encoding glycosyltransferase family 2 protein has product MSSSEKLIFEGDPTTNRLSRESLDDRPAPNPMLSFVIPVLDEEESLQTLCSKIESLCEEEHLSYQVILIDDGSRDQSWQVMETLATDHSRIAAIRLRRNFGKAAALSAGFDAAIGDIVITMDADLQDDPKEIPRFLKKLATGCDVVSGWKRVRHDPWHKVWPSRVFNWMVSKLTGVALHDHNCGFKAYRRQIFDEVKLYGELHRFVPVLASSKGWRVGEIEVEHHAREFGHSKYGVSRIFKGFLDLVTIYFLTGFANRPFHFIGAAGLSCFAVGGLGIVYLSAMWVISRLSTTMDDLNLHATAIFYYCILAVLLGAQFFLAGLLAELIVSLSRERNDPYSIADRVGVSDAQESNSNDLKQ; this is encoded by the coding sequence ATGTCAAGTTCCGAAAAACTCATTTTTGAAGGCGATCCTACGACGAACCGACTGTCACGCGAATCGCTCGACGATCGGCCTGCCCCCAATCCGATGTTATCGTTTGTCATTCCCGTTTTGGACGAAGAAGAATCGCTACAAACGCTCTGCTCGAAGATTGAGTCATTGTGCGAGGAAGAGCATTTGTCGTATCAAGTGATATTGATCGACGATGGTTCGCGTGACCAATCGTGGCAAGTGATGGAAACGTTAGCGACCGATCATTCTCGGATCGCAGCCATTCGGCTGCGGCGGAATTTTGGTAAAGCCGCCGCATTGTCAGCCGGTTTTGACGCCGCCATTGGAGATATTGTCATCACCATGGATGCCGATCTACAAGATGACCCGAAAGAGATTCCTCGATTCTTGAAGAAGTTGGCTACCGGGTGCGATGTCGTTAGCGGTTGGAAACGGGTTCGTCACGACCCTTGGCATAAAGTCTGGCCGAGCCGCGTGTTCAATTGGATGGTTAGTAAGCTAACGGGTGTTGCATTACACGATCACAATTGTGGTTTCAAGGCGTACCGACGCCAGATTTTCGACGAAGTCAAACTGTATGGAGAACTCCATCGATTTGTTCCGGTGTTGGCAAGCAGCAAAGGCTGGCGAGTTGGCGAAATCGAAGTCGAACATCACGCTCGTGAATTTGGCCATTCGAAATATGGGGTCAGCCGCATTTTCAAGGGCTTTTTGGATCTGGTTACGATTTACTTTTTGACCGGGTTTGCCAATCGTCCCTTTCACTTCATTGGAGCTGCCGGTTTGAGCTGCTTCGCCGTCGGAGGATTGGGAATCGTTTACCTGTCGGCGATGTGGGTCATTTCGCGTTTGTCGACCACGATGGACGATCTCAACCTGCACGCGACGGCGATCTTTTACTACTGCATTTTGGCGGTTCTGCTCGGAGCACAGTTCTTTTTGGCTGGGTTGTTGGCCGAACTCATCGTTTCGCTCTCGCGTGAACGAAATGATCCCTATAGCATCGCTGACCGCGTCGGTGTGTCAGATGCTCAAGAATCGAACAGCAATGACTTAAAACAATAG
- a CDS encoding lysylphosphatidylglycerol synthase domain-containing protein — translation MPKTETESTQRLEQAARRKSMLRRILKRIVIIVVIVGLVLATRSAVQQWRFEASRLNEEVTQVELKIASQPDSDERVALIQKRDQMRRSLPTLGNLYWTRIAMAAALYALGLLPNAMVLGGWLSVFGHRPNRLLIIAAQTLGHIGKYVPGKAMVVVMRVGALSKASVPAVPATISVFLETFMMMAVGAAVAGVIICTLPVPPWMLAAAVIGAIVASLPTLPPLLQPITNRLIGRDTRLGSRAWAACASGWGWSILSWLCIGSSFAMLVSAIPSAAAPPDWKTAFLSVWPMSTAAISLAMVIGFVSLIPGGAGVREFVLATILGLAIGATQALLAAILARLVFIVVECLMALIASRYIQRFSFYHAPSS, via the coding sequence ATGCCAAAAACGGAAACCGAAAGCACGCAGCGATTGGAACAGGCTGCTCGGCGAAAATCAATGCTTCGCCGAATTTTGAAGCGGATTGTCATCATCGTGGTCATCGTCGGCCTGGTATTGGCAACCCGCTCGGCGGTTCAGCAGTGGCGATTTGAAGCGAGCCGACTGAATGAAGAAGTGACTCAAGTTGAACTGAAAATTGCCAGCCAGCCGGATTCTGACGAGCGGGTAGCGTTGATTCAAAAGCGAGACCAAATGCGTCGCAGTCTACCAACACTTGGAAACTTGTACTGGACGCGGATTGCGATGGCAGCGGCACTGTACGCCCTTGGACTGCTTCCCAACGCAATGGTGCTCGGTGGATGGTTGTCCGTGTTTGGACATCGTCCGAATCGCCTGCTCATTATCGCAGCACAAACACTCGGTCATATCGGCAAGTACGTGCCTGGCAAGGCAATGGTCGTCGTGATGCGAGTCGGAGCTTTGTCGAAGGCCTCGGTGCCCGCCGTGCCTGCGACCATTAGTGTGTTTTTGGAGACCTTCATGATGATGGCGGTTGGAGCGGCGGTTGCGGGTGTCATTATTTGCACCTTGCCAGTCCCGCCTTGGATGCTCGCTGCCGCAGTGATCGGGGCGATCGTCGCCAGTCTGCCAACATTACCGCCGCTGCTACAACCGATAACCAACCGGCTTATAGGACGCGACACACGGCTGGGCAGTCGCGCTTGGGCCGCCTGTGCGAGCGGTTGGGGGTGGTCGATTTTGTCTTGGTTGTGCATTGGCAGTTCGTTCGCCATGCTCGTTTCGGCGATCCCATCGGCAGCGGCTCCTCCGGATTGGAAGACAGCCTTCTTGTCGGTATGGCCGATGTCAACCGCCGCGATTTCGCTTGCGATGGTGATCGGATTCGTCTCCTTAATTCCCGGTGGTGCGGGCGTGCGAGAATTTGTCCTTGCCACGATTCTAGGCTTGGCGATCGGTGCCACCCAAGCCTTGTTGGCAGCGATCCTCGCCCGCCTCGTTTTTATCGTCGTCGAGTGTCTGATGGCGTTGATCGCATCGAGATACATCCAAAGATTTTCGTTCTACCACGCACCCTCGTCCTGA
- a CDS encoding MerR family DNA-binding transcriptional regulator, with translation MMIEQNDSDDDADDSHNLLTITEASRIAGVSTATLRKWISMGLLPARQMPGSRWRRIRRGVLIAFLRGE, from the coding sequence ATGATGATCGAGCAGAACGATAGCGACGATGACGCCGATGACAGCCACAATCTTTTGACGATCACCGAGGCTTCCAGAATCGCAGGCGTCAGCACCGCCACACTGAGAAAGTGGATTTCGATGGGCCTCCTTCCCGCTCGGCAAATGCCGGGATCCAGGTGGCGACGTATTCGGCGTGGCGTGCTGATTGCGTTTCTTCGGGGTGAGTGA
- a CDS encoding phage major capsid protein, translating into MSVETNYLHTVSDSRVLEAAICKAGRLPSIDNHYSAATLEESDRRFPRGCGLNQLILTAAAENGYRGNYEPRVSIEAHRHAFGFLSASGFSSVSLPKILSNVANKFLMAGWESADTTPLRIAAIRSVTDFKETTTVSLVGDVAFQRLAPDGSIVHGNLGETDYTNKADTYARMLTITRTDVVNDDLGALVNRSKQLGRGAALMLNRIFWTKFLNNSAFFKDANNNVSTEPLGTVGLAAAEAVFSAQTDPNGNPIGVQPSILLVPTLLRTTSLQLMNSEKIKGSTDEPDANVWKDRFTPESSPYMSDSSFTGHSASAYYLLADPEILPVAEIVALGGRVEPVIETAEAEFSVLGVSMRGYSDIGVAMAEYRGGVRSTGIEAE; encoded by the coding sequence ATGAGCGTCGAAACCAACTACCTCCACACCGTTAGCGACAGTCGAGTCCTCGAAGCCGCAATCTGCAAAGCAGGCCGATTGCCGTCGATCGATAACCACTATTCAGCCGCGACATTGGAGGAGTCCGATCGTCGTTTCCCCCGTGGCTGTGGACTGAACCAATTGATCCTCACCGCGGCTGCAGAAAATGGCTACCGGGGAAATTATGAACCAAGAGTTTCGATCGAAGCACACCGACACGCTTTTGGCTTCCTATCTGCCAGTGGTTTCTCATCGGTTTCGCTACCGAAAATTCTTAGCAACGTTGCCAACAAGTTTTTGATGGCAGGCTGGGAATCTGCCGACACTACCCCACTTCGGATTGCCGCTATCCGCAGCGTCACAGACTTCAAAGAAACAACTACGGTTTCGCTCGTTGGGGATGTTGCGTTCCAAAGATTGGCTCCAGATGGCTCGATCGTCCATGGCAACCTAGGAGAAACCGACTACACAAACAAGGCGGACACCTATGCCAGGATGCTGACAATCACTCGGACGGATGTCGTCAACGATGACCTTGGCGCATTGGTCAATCGATCAAAGCAACTCGGCCGTGGTGCTGCGTTGATGCTGAATCGAATCTTCTGGACTAAGTTCCTGAACAACTCAGCATTCTTCAAAGACGCGAACAATAATGTCAGCACAGAGCCACTGGGCACAGTTGGGCTGGCTGCAGCCGAGGCAGTATTTTCTGCCCAGACCGATCCAAACGGTAATCCGATTGGGGTACAGCCTTCGATCCTTCTGGTTCCGACGCTTCTCAGAACTACTTCGCTACAGCTAATGAACTCGGAGAAAATCAAGGGATCCACCGACGAACCTGACGCTAATGTTTGGAAGGATCGCTTCACACCCGAGTCATCGCCTTACATGAGCGATTCATCGTTCACGGGACACAGTGCTTCGGCTTACTACTTACTCGCGGATCCCGAGATTTTGCCAGTAGCGGAAATCGTTGCTTTGGGCGGCCGCGTCGAACCAGTCATCGAAACAGCCGAAGCCGAGTTCAGCGTTCTGGGCGTCTCGATGCGAGGGTATAGCGACATAGGCGTTGCCATGGCCGAATATCGCGGCGGTGTTCGCTCTACTGGCATTGAAGCGGAATAA